The DNA window tttatgaggCAATTCTtgttaaatatatatatatacgtgtTCGTGCGTTGCATGTCCCGAAGACCCGATCCGGCATTGATACAATCGGCTTTCcatagccgatgccggggaggaggtaacgagccgatcacggctcggactaatctttgtATATGTCTGTgtacgcaggagtttgacacgtcacaccttcctgatcgggtgtgggatcaggtggcacgcctagcgactctcagccagggcgcgcgccggatcactgggccgttgaccgagggaccggggcccaccagccgtcccggaagcctcccggctcctcgtgttgcctgtcgcagCCCGCCGGCGGGTATTGACCGACAACACAATGTGCTCAGGGGAAAacaatttgctatgcacccaaGATCGATCCATCTATTCAAGTATTGCAGAACCAACATGAATAAGTTTGCACCAATTCAAAAACTACACTCAACACGGTAAAGAAAGAAGATTACAGAGACATAATGTGCTGATTGACTGCCGGTGTCGAGCTGGAGATGGTCACAAGCCTGTGATGGCGACGATGTCGTGCTACCGCGGTCGTGCGGGATgaggcggcaatggcggcccGGGGCCGGTGGCGTGGTGGGCGAAGGCGACGTGGGATGGGGGCGCCGTCGACGGTGGCGCAACATGAAGGTTGCGTAGGGAGGCGGCGCAGCAGGGAGGCGCCATCCCTGAGGCTATGCTCGGGGACGTGCTCCGCGCGGCCGCCGAAAGGCAGCGCCTAGTCGCCGGCCTtgctccccgccgccaccgccgtggACGCCAAGATGCAGGGGGGAGCCGTCGATAGCGGCGCTGCAGGGAGGGGCCGTCGGGATGAACCAACGAGATGTGGATGGATCCAATCGATTTCTCAAGCCTGAATCGTGATGTACTAACGAGATCTCTTATGATATAAAGAAGATCTTTCAACAAACCAGTTGAGTAGCTCAATGGTAAGGCGCAAACTTACCATCCATGAGGTCAGTGTTCGAGCCCTTTGTCCGCACCATTTTTTGCCAGATAAactggcgcggcgggcgggcggccgggTGATCTGCCATGCGGGAGGCCGGGTGACCTGGCGGCGGGCGGCCAGATGACGTGGCGAGCAAAAGAAAAAACgacataaaaaaataaaatcagATTTGGTGACAAATTATTCCGTGGCGCAGTGGTAAGACCTGCACTTGTGTAGCTCGAGGTCTCATGTTTGAGACCGTGGAGAGCactttttttctttatttctatTTTTCCCATATTTTCAGTTTAAAATATTATATTTATAAATCGCGACGAATTTGCTACTTTGCTACTTCGTCACAGGTTTTGAGCCGGTTCATGACGAAATCAATAAACTGTCAGTGTTTTGCGCTTTGTATCCATAATTGCAAATCCGTGACGATCTCTAAAAACATCTTAAAAATTTCGTTAAATTTCGTCATAGAATATATAGTTTCTTGTAGTGTACACGGAGCATCCAataatttcttttctttcccacCGTACACAAAATGTGGAAAACATCTCATCCACGTACACAATTTGCCTAAGCAGACCCTGGTGAATTTGGCTGGCGGCAGTACACGCACCAGTTCGCTTACACTGTTACAcacagacggcggcggcggcggcgaccccgGTGAACCGAACCGACAGCTCGCGGCGGCCCAGCAGCGCAGCGGCGCCTAGCCAGCTAGCGCCGTGCAAGCAGGGCCAccgcggcggcgcagaggaGCGGCAGCCggagcgccggcggcgaccgGGACCAGGACGACCCGGACAGGAACGCGTACTGCTGCCCCTGCCCCTGCTGCCCGGCCCCCGGCGCGCGGGTCGCCCCCGGCGGCGGCTTCTCGCAGTTGCACGGCGGGCCCCCGTTCGCCGCCCCCGTCGTGGGCGGGGAGGGGTAGGCGtagccggccccgccgcccgggggcgtggacggcggcggcttctCGCAGTTGCACGGCGGGCCCCCGTTCGCCGCCCCCGTCATGGGCGGGGAGGGGTAGGCGtagccggccccgccgcccgggggcgtggacggcggcggcggggagtaGTAGTAGAACTGCTTCACGAGGGGTCCGTCGTCTGCGGCGGCCAGCGGCGCGGTCAGAAGCGAGCAGGCcgccgcgaggaggaggagggcgagtccgcgcggtgcgggcgccatggCACTATGGGAGAGGGCGAGAGGGAGTGAGAGGGTCCAGCCGGGGGCCAGGGTGCACGTTGCCGTCTGCCGCCTGCCGCctgccgcctgctgctgctatATACGTGGCGGGGTTTGCGCGATGCGGCGTGGGAGGGCGTGTCGCACATGCGCGGCGCTACGACGGTGGCCTCGGATCCGGTGGCCCCTCGGTTGCGTCAAGGCTGCGGTGGGAATGCAAATAGCATTACTGGGTGCATACGAAATACTTCCTTAAACTTTTTTTTCAAAACACACTAAATAAACGTTCACAAACACGCACTCGCACCCATCTCTACAAATACACGCGCATAACTAATTTTTCTATATTTATAATTTACTATATATTTAAACATATCATATATCTAATTGAATAGAATGCTATATACGCAGTAAAAGTCAAATCAACCTATATTTTCAAATGAAAATAGTACCAAGTAATACATGTAAGAGTACTCGTATTTGCTCGATCATCTCAACAAAAACTTCTGCTTTGTTGATTATTCTTACAGCAGCATATTAACATATAACCGGGTAGAGAAAATAAATTGTTGTTGCACAATCTGAAACTCTTCAAGTAGCGTCTCCGAGTATGACATCTAGCCACTTCTAAAAATCCACAAGACAGTACGCAACTGAAATAAATTCGTAAAGGTCAAATATTCTTGAGCGATTTAAGAGCTCCATTCCCCAATCCAACTATTATATAATATAGGAATTTGTATAAAAATAGTGCTCTACCAGAGCTCCTTTACCTTTCTCATCTCTTAGTATTTATTAGAATAAATCAATAATCAACCCGAACTCTTCCTAGTAGAGGGAAGACAGAGCTCTTCCAATATAGTAAATTGGATTGGGATAGGATTATTAGAAAACTAAAAAAGCAATTCCTTCAATAATTATTAAAAGATACTGAGACATTCCGATTAGCTGATTACTGAGAAATATTTGTTAACTGCCGGAGATGAACATAACTTTTGGTCCTTGTCCTAAattctactcccttttgtattAGCTCATTTTTTCTGTACCGTGCGCTCGTGTGGCCCATGGCACGGCGTGTGAGTCGGCGAGTCAGCCGCGGGCGTGGGCTGGCTGGGATTCCGTCGGTGGATCCGATCCATGCATGGATACACCAGTCAGCGTGGAAGCTGCTGCACGCTTTGACTCGACGCCTCGTCGCACGTCTTTTCTCGCTTTCTTTCTTTGCTCGATTTTTCAAAGGTCCCGGCGGTTGCAGCCGTGTGCGTTCTACAAATTAAACCGCTAAGAGCATCTTTAACAAATTACTCTACCTTATATTCAAAATACATGATTCATTACTAATAACtacttttatatttttttgattTTTATATTTTTGGTAATAGTTGCAGTAGCAGACTACCAAATCCAATCTCCAAAAATAGGGTAGAGGAATTAATCCCTATCATAGGGAGATGTGTTTGATGATTATAAAAAATTTAGATAATAGGAATTGGATTGGTAATCTGCTGGAGCACCTTCAGTCATTAAAATACTAATTTTTGGTATTGAGAAGAGAATGAGTAATTTGTTGGAAGTTTTCTGAGATACAGACGTAGATTCATGCGTGTTGGCAGCTCCTGCAAGGTCCAGCCGTGTAAGAGTTTGAAGATTGCACTTCTGAAGTTCTGATGTGGGTAGCATGTCTTGGTTCCAAAACTTCGGAGCCGCGCAATGATTAGGTACTAGGAAAAAAATATCGTTTTTTCTTGAACGGCCGGTGCACATATATACTATAGTTGCTACATAGATCTATAACTTAAAAAACAGTTAGGTTAGATGTCTTTTAGACCACTCTTAATGGCCAGTTTTAATTACTTTACCGTTCCTCAGTCATCCTTCGAGAAAAACACAGTGTCTATCAAACATTCTAGTCTCCCACCAACACATTTATCATCTCTAATTCTCTATTGTTGCATcatccccctcccctcccctcccctcccccaaGCCTCCACCTACCCAAACACCATGGATGACACTagtgctcctcctcctcctctgctgcGCTGCCATCGCCGTCATCTAGCTGTTTGTTATTTGGCTATCATTGTTGTGTCTTAGAGGTGCCTATAGTGAAAGAATGGACGAGACATTTTCATTGGCATGAGTGTGCATATGCGTGTATGTGTGAGCTTCGGCGCCTGTAGTgtcttttgcaaaaaaaaattcataaataagataaaaacaacAAATCCCCATACATATGTGCTAGTGCTTGGTCTATTCAATATAACATTTATACATCTAGAGTGTCAAAAAAAGAATATTTTTATCTAAATTAGCTCCTTTAAAATTTAGGGCCATGTTACAAATTAAAGCACATGGAGCAACTCAGGAGGCAAATCTAACTAAAAATGAAGTGAAGATGACCTCTCTACGCTTGTAGCACCTAGGGCACATGGATTCCTCCAATTTTGAAGCCTCCCCACACCCCACGTGAAGTCACCGTAAACTGCCACCGCTGGGCAAGACAGAACTCCTCTCTCCAAGCATATAAAATCTTGTGTCTTTTTTGTTACGTTGTGTAAACTGGGGCCTACTAATTAATTTACTgttttttttgcaaaacaaaCATTTCCTTTACAATAATCTTTTGTCATAAAGACACAGATGTCTCTCCATCCAAACAAAAAGAGATCACACAGCATGCGCCACAATGAGCTCTAGCGTGGCCACCCCAAAGCCCGAGCCAGGACATATCCTCCTGCCGCTACCGAATGGCAAGTAGTAGCAAAACTCATTGCCTTACTTGTAGTCATCTGTGCTATTCTCAGTTCTTGTTGGCGTAATAAACTCCTTCAGTTAGGTGCTCTCGCAGGCTGTTGGCTAGTGAAGCTCGCTTTCAGCCACGAGATCTGGTTTCGAGCCCTGCTCCTTCTTAATTCAAAGCGGGGACCCACCACTAGGGTCCAGCAGTGCTGTCCAGGGAACGATGATATTTGGGCACTGTTAGCTTTGTGGGCCGTGTGTATATTGATTGCACCTGAATAAATCGGGCCCAGATATCAGCACGAACGCAGGCCCCAAGCCTGCCCAACCGCCGCTGAAGGGCTCCAATGCGCGACATGGGCCCCACGGCCATTCCTCGTTGACCACCATCACCCCACCACCAGCCCACCACGCACGCGCGCAAAACTCCACGCACAACGTCCCGTCTGCGCGCGTCCGAGATCTGATCTGTTCCTGTCTCTTGGGGCCCACTTCTCAGTGGCCCGCCGACGACCTGGACCCATCCATCGTCCACCGTCAGCATCGGCCCGGATCGCGGTCGCTGTCGCCGGCCTTATCGCCCGCGAGGCGTTCGTCACGTGGGAGGCCGTCCACGCGCGCACCGTCCCAGCGGCCAGACCGTGCCCCTAACACGTGGGCCCCGAGCTGGCCACAGGAGCGGGACCCACTTCCCGGTGAGACCAACTTGGCCCGGACGGCGGGGCCGCTGCGCGGCGAATATTCGCCACGTCCCAGGATGGCTCTAGAGAATCCCGCACGGCACCAGCGCACGCGTGGGCCGCCGGATCGGCGGGCCCGGGTGGCGTGGACGGCCCGTTCGAGCGGGTGGGCCCCGGCGGATGGTTGCTACGGCCTACGGTACTCGGGCATGGGGGAGATCCGGGAAGAAATCGCTCGGTAGTCTACAGTAGCGGCGCATGCGCCCGGCTGGAAATCTTATCCGGTTTATTTATCCTCGACTCACAGCAATCTTAatttctctctccttttcccaGGACCTGTACCTTTCAtttattttgttttttctcGACACCTGCTCGGCTTCTCTATGACTCGGCGCCATTTGCTTGTTAGTGTGACTAGGTACAATGATCAAACTTCTTGCTGGACTCTACTTTAATTATTATTAGTTATGCAAACGTATTGCAACCAAACATATATACTACGACCTCATAAGAACAAGACTCGTACAAAGCACTGAAGATATCTAGCATTATTTAGGTCAAATTTTGAGCTAATAATATAGCCGACTGGTaagataaatcatgaataaTTATGAATGCACATTTGCAAGTGATTTCTTAGAAAGCTGCGAAGCCTCCATATACATTCTTCGAGCCAATCAACTAGATGCATGCAAGTAAGATGTAATCTGGATTAAATTTTACATGATTTTTGAACTAGAAGGGTCATTTTCAAGACTAACCAATCCAATGTTTAACTTATGATCGATCACCTTAGTCTCGATGATGAGTCCATTTTCCTAAACTTTTAGAAGGCTTGACAAGTTAAGACAAATCAATCAGGCGCTTCCCCGTTTATTCACGCCGCCACACGCCCCCCTTTGGTGAACACAGCAGCTAGCGGGAGGGGACGGATCAACCAGCCTAGCCCGCCGCAACGGAACGGTGCCGAGGCGAGACGCGGAGCGGAGAACCAAACCGGCAAACGGAACCCCACCTCCTCCTTCCCCAACCCCCCACCTTGTTtactgccgctgccgcccgccacGGCGGCTCGCCTCCACTCCCAGATCTTCCTCCCGCCGCCCCAAAAATAGCGCCCACCAAAACCCTACCCCCGCCCTCGTCCCTCGCGGCgtccgcccccgccccgcggcatcggagcgccgccgccggactaaaccctaccgccgccgcccgcgccatgGCCGGCCCGTCCGgcgcctcctcctcgcgcggcgGCGTCGGGGTCGACCGCTTCTACAGCCCGCCCCACGTGCGCcgccagcagcaggaggagcagctgcagcgGCTCAAGGGCCAGCGCCCCTCGTCCCCCGCCGCGGGGGCGCTCACGCCCAGGGCCGCCAGgcagaagccgccgccgccgccgccggcggctggGGCCGCGGAGCCGGCCGCCCCGCCTCCGAAGGAGGCCGAGAGGCGGGCCGACGCGCCCTCCAAGCCGTCCGTGTCGGCGCCCGccgcgaaggcggcggcggcggccgatgCGGGcgcggccccgccgccggcgccgacgatGGACGAGGCGGGGAATCTCGAGAGGTTCCTCAGTTCCACCACGCCGTCCGTGCCCGTGCAGTACTTGCCCAAGGTCAGGCTCGTCAGAATTTTTATTTTCCCCTCTTGGTGCAATAGTTGCGTGCCTGCCTTTTGCTCCTGCCGATTGGAGTGCTTGATGCTTCCGATGACTCTGCTGCGAGATGTTTCTGGTACGGACATGTAGCGGTACTGCTGCAGATTGTTAGATTTGGTTCATATTGCTGTTTTGATTGGGGAAAGTTTGGGACCCGTGACTGTGAAGGAACTTCGCTTTTCTCTGGTGCCAAGTTACGCTTCTAATGAATTTCACTTCTACTTGGTGAACAGTTGCGTACTTGCTTTTGCTGTCACCTACTCACCGGTTGATGTGCGCGCAATATGCTTGTTTTGACTGTGTGGACTGTGGAGAGATGCTTCTGGCACGAAAATGCAACATAAAACATACCGTTAAATTATTTGCCTGATGATCGGTGGCATATGTATGTATGGTTCATGTTCCTTTTATTGTTGAGGAAAGTTTGGAACCCGTAGCTGTGAAGGAATTTCATCTATCTCTACCTTCTAGTTACACTCCTGGATTTCCAGCAAATTTGACACAGTGCTGTTGTAGTATCCTTGTGTTGCAATTAGACAAGTAAATAAGTCAAGAATCAATCTTTTTTTGTAGACTACCAGATTGGCAATAGAATGTGCTGAAGTGTTGTTGCTGTCGGTAATTATCTGAGCAGTTTATTGGAAAATAGAAAGTTTTGCTAGAGCAAGGGATCAGAATTTGCTACATAAGTACAGAAAGATTACTACTTTTTTAAAGGGGTTGGGATGAGTTCCCTATGGTAGTCTTTGGTTGTGTGAGTCAGCCAATCTAGGTTTTTTCTCAGTGGTAGCCGGATGGGAACAACTTAGTGCCAAAAGAATCTAGTCAGTAGAATTGTTTATGTTTGGGCCAGCATTCTTGTTTTCAGGAGAGGTACAGTTTCTATTATAATAATAAACATCTTTTGTGAGGACGATTGAAGAATGTGTTCATTTTGTCGTTCAATTTCTGCCATTTGAGTTTGTTTGTGCTAACGGATTATGCATTTATCCAGACAAGCATGAGGGGTTGGAGGATTGGTGATACTACTAATTCACCACCATATTTCTGCCTTGCTGATCTCTGGGAGGCTTTCAAGGAGTGGAGCTTTTACGGGGCTGGAGTCCCCCTTGTGTTAAATGGCAGCGACTCTGTGATTCAGTATTATGCGCCATACCTTTCTGCCATACAGCTGTATGCAGACCCTTCAAAACTTTCAGCGAGGATCAGGTAAGATAGCACTTAAGGTCaaccttctttttttcttttggctTTATGTTGATTATTTTTGCCAGTTTTCAGATTTCTGTTCTTCACTGACTTATGCTGATATAAATGCAAAACATAAGTAGAAAAATATCATGGTTTCTGAGTCCTTGTAATTTTTATGCAAACTCTGAAGCTTCATGCATTGCTCTTCTGTAATGATGGGACTGCAGTTCTTTTATGGCTATGCATTGTGCTGTTACCTTTCAGACCACCTTGCCAGCCAAATCATTCATATCCAAAAGGTTCTCCCCACAAACCTTGAATGCTTCATCTTTTTTTGTGGCTAGATGTTAAAATCGGAGGGTCAATGAAACA is part of the Panicum hallii strain FIL2 chromosome 2, PHallii_v3.1, whole genome shotgun sequence genome and encodes:
- the LOC112880799 gene encoding U1 small nuclear ribonucleoprotein C-like; the encoded protein is MAPAPRGLALLLLAAACSLLTAPLAAADDGPLVKQFYYYSPPPPSTPPGGGAGYAYPSPPMTGAANGGPPCNCEKPPPSTPPGGGAGYAYPSPPTTGAANGGPPCNCEKPPPGATRAPGAGQQGQGQQYAFLSGSSWSRSPPALRLPLLCAAAVALLARR
- the LOC112881701 gene encoding uncharacterized protein LOC112881701 isoform X2: MAGPSGASSSRGGVGVDRFYSPPHVRRQQQEEQLQRLKGQRPSSPAAGALTPRAARQKPPPPPPAAGAAEPAAPPPKEAERRADAPSKPSVSAPAAKAAAAADAGAAPPPAPTMDEAGNLERFLSSTTPSVPVQYLPKTSMRGWRIGDTTNSPPYFCLADLWEAFKEWSFYGAGVPLVLNGSDSVIQYYAPYLSAIQLYADPSKLSARISEGSSETDVDRLRGSLEATCRLEGGFQRDDAEMHSPSTRPIFEYLETDPPFGREPLTDKVSILASKFPDLKTLRSCDLLPTSWMSVAWYPIYRIPTGPTLKDLDACFLTFHYLSTPSKDTDPRTPACPSFGGLNHCMNAAGKLTLPVFGLASYKLRSSVWLSNRPEEQQLAASLMQAADDWLRHRQVYHPDFRFFLTHYNTALR